One segment of Tamlana crocina DNA contains the following:
- a CDS encoding OmpA family protein has product MIKKTLLAALSLVLLASCVSPKVYKDLEAKYADLKQENKNLARENYKLSKANTAAENELKQLKAAYDEAVAQRDNLQAEYNATKASLDNLKDSYEALEKNSSRAIAENSQKNRELLAQLEAKEQALEAENSRLEKLKRELQDRSSRVAELEKLIADKDAAMTALKNAISSALTDFEGKGLTVEQRDGKVYVSMENKLLFSSGSWAVGTEGRRAVEQLGSVLAQNPDIAVLIEGHTDNVPYSGNGPLTTNWDLSTKRATSIVNILRENREINPENLTAAGRGEFAPVALNDNPDGRAKNRRIEVILTPKLDELSKLLNEN; this is encoded by the coding sequence ATGATTAAAAAAACGTTATTAGCTGCACTTAGTTTAGTGCTTTTGGCTTCTTGTGTGTCTCCAAAAGTGTATAAGGATTTGGAGGCTAAGTATGCCGACCTTAAACAAGAAAACAAAAATCTTGCCCGAGAAAATTACAAACTGTCTAAAGCAAACACGGCTGCTGAAAATGAGTTGAAGCAGTTAAAAGCGGCTTACGATGAAGCCGTTGCCCAGCGTGATAATTTGCAAGCCGAGTATAACGCTACCAAAGCAAGTTTGGATAATTTAAAAGATTCTTATGAGGCTTTGGAAAAAAACAGCTCACGGGCTATTGCTGAAAACTCGCAAAAAAACAGAGAATTGCTAGCACAACTTGAAGCAAAAGAACAAGCACTTGAAGCTGAAAATTCGCGTTTGGAAAAACTTAAAAGAGAATTACAAGATCGTTCTAGTCGTGTGGCAGAATTGGAAAAATTGATAGCCGATAAAGATGCAGCGATGACCGCCCTGAAAAATGCCATTTCAAGTGCATTAACTGATTTTGAAGGTAAAGGGTTAACCGTAGAGCAACGCGATGGAAAAGTATATGTGTCGATGGAAAACAAATTGTTGTTCAGCTCAGGAAGTTGGGCGGTAGGCACTGAAGGTAGAAGAGCGGTAGAGCAACTGGGATCTGTTTTGGCACAAAATCCAGATATCGCTGTGTTGATTGAAGGTCATACCGATAACGTACCGTATTCTGGAAATGGCCCATTGACTACCAACTGGGATTTGTCTACAAAACGAGCGACTTCAATTGTAAATATTTTGAGAGAAAACCGTGAAATAAACCCAGAAAACCTTACCGCTGCAGGTCGTGGTGAGTTTGCTCCAGTTGCGCTAAATGATAATCCTGATGGCAGAGCCAAAAATCGACGTATTGAAGTGATTTTAACGCCCAAGTTGGATGAACTTTCAAAACTTTTAAACGAAAATTAA
- a CDS encoding NADP(H)-dependent aldo-keto reductase, with translation MKYTTLPKTDIKVSKICLGTMTWGNQNTEAEGHAQLDYALEQGINFIDTAEMYPVPASPETQGETSRIIGNWFKKRANREHVVLASKIVGRPSDYTAHIRKTGLKKAAIEEAVNAELKRLQTDYIDLYQIHWPERETNTFGTRDYKHNPDDEWEDNFNEVLRVFENQIKLGKIRHVGISNEKAWGTMRFLEESKIHGLPRMKTIQNSYSLLNRDFEGDMAEISIREELGLLAYSPMAFGVLSGKYIKGTAADNARLKLFPRFARYSSEQCTEATKLYLKIAEDNNMTLAQMSLAFVTQQPFVTSNIIGATNLEQLKENIDSIHITLNDSVLEQINAVHAEIPNPAV, from the coding sequence ATGAAATATACTACACTACCAAAAACCGATATAAAAGTTAGTAAAATATGCCTGGGTACCATGACCTGGGGCAACCAAAACACAGAGGCAGAAGGGCACGCCCAATTGGATTATGCGCTTGAGCAAGGCATTAACTTTATTGATACAGCCGAAATGTATCCCGTTCCGGCAAGTCCCGAAACCCAAGGGGAAACCAGTAGAATTATTGGCAATTGGTTTAAAAAAAGAGCTAACCGTGAACACGTGGTTTTAGCCAGTAAAATAGTGGGCCGCCCAAGCGATTACACTGCGCACATACGAAAAACGGGTCTGAAAAAAGCAGCTATTGAGGAAGCGGTTAATGCCGAATTGAAACGACTGCAAACCGATTATATCGATCTATACCAGATTCATTGGCCAGAACGCGAAACGAATACTTTCGGAACTAGAGATTACAAGCATAACCCCGACGACGAGTGGGAAGATAACTTTAATGAAGTGCTTCGCGTATTTGAAAATCAGATAAAGTTGGGTAAAATTAGGCATGTGGGAATATCAAACGAAAAAGCTTGGGGCACCATGCGGTTTTTGGAGGAATCTAAAATACATGGTTTGCCTCGAATGAAAACCATTCAAAATTCATATTCGTTATTAAATCGTGATTTTGAGGGCGATATGGCCGAGATATCCATACGCGAGGAATTGGGGCTTTTGGCTTATTCTCCTATGGCTTTTGGCGTGCTTTCGGGAAAATACATCAAAGGAACGGCGGCCGATAATGCCCGTTTAAAGTTGTTTCCGAGATTTGCGCGTTACAGTAGTGAACAATGCACCGAAGCCACCAAACTTTACCTTAAAATAGCAGAAGACAATAACATGACCCTAGCCCAGATGAGTTTGGCTTTTGTAACCCAACAACCATTCGTGACCAGTAACATCATTGGGGCAACAAATTTAGAACAGCTTAAGGAAAATATCGACTCAATACATATTACTTTAAATGATAGTGTTTTGGAGCAGATCAATGCGGTACATGCCGAAATTCCTAATCCGGCTGTTTAG
- a CDS encoding succinate dehydrogenase/fumarate reductase iron-sulfur subunit, whose protein sequence is MNLTLRIWRQKDSNAKGQMVDYKVTDISEHMSFLEMMDVLNEQLVSSGEEPVAFDHDCREGICGMCSMYINGEAHGPDRGVTTCQLHMRMFKDGDTITIEPWRATAFPVIKDLVVDRTSFERIQQAGGYISVNTSGNTQDANAIPISKHAADEAMDAATCIGCGACVASCKNSSAMLFVGAKVSQYALLPQGQVEAVDRVRNMVAQMDLEGFGNCTNTGACEIECPKGISLDNIARMNRELMKASMS, encoded by the coding sequence ATGAATTTAACACTTAGAATTTGGAGACAAAAAGACTCGAATGCAAAGGGTCAAATGGTCGATTATAAAGTAACTGATATTTCTGAGCATATGTCATTTTTAGAAATGATGGATGTGTTGAATGAACAATTGGTAAGCTCTGGTGAAGAGCCCGTAGCCTTCGATCACGATTGTCGTGAAGGCATTTGCGGAATGTGCTCTATGTACATTAACGGCGAAGCTCACGGACCGGATAGAGGCGTGACGACTTGCCAGTTGCACATGCGTATGTTTAAGGATGGCGATACCATTACCATCGAACCTTGGAGAGCCACTGCTTTCCCGGTAATAAAAGATTTAGTGGTAGATAGAACTTCGTTCGAGCGCATTCAACAAGCGGGAGGATATATTTCTGTAAACACTTCAGGAAACACCCAAGATGCCAACGCTATTCCAATCTCAAAACATGCTGCCGACGAGGCTATGGATGCTGCAACTTGTATTGGTTGTGGAGCTTGTGTAGCGAGTTGTAAAAACTCAAGTGCTATGCTGTTTGTTGGGGCAAAAGTATCGCAATATGCGTTGTTGCCACAAGGACAGGTTGAGGCTGTAGACCGTGTAAGAAACATGGTGGCACAAATGGATTTGGAAGGTTTTGGAAACTGTACCAATACAGGAGCTTGCGAAATTGAATGCCCTAAAGGTATTTCATTGGATAATATCGCTAGAATGAATCGCGAATTAATGAAAGCGTCAATGTCATAA
- a CDS encoding HU family DNA-binding protein, which yields MTKADLVAKISEKLGIEKGDVQATVETFMEEVKTSLESGDNVYLRGFGSFIIKTRAEKTGRNISKNTTIKIPAHNIPAFKPAKVFVEGVKTNVDVK from the coding sequence ATGACGAAGGCTGATTTAGTAGCGAAAATTTCTGAGAAGTTAGGAATTGAAAAAGGCGATGTTCAAGCAACTGTTGAGACATTCATGGAAGAAGTAAAGACTTCTTTAGAAAGCGGAGATAATGTTTATTTAAGAGGTTTTGGAAGTTTTATCATTAAAACTAGAGCAGAAAAAACTGGTAGAAATATTTCTAAAAATACAACAATAAAAATTCCAGCTCACAATATTCCTGCATTTAAACCTGCTAAAGTTTTTGTAGAGGGAGTAAAAACAAACGTTGACGTAAAGTAA
- a CDS encoding exodeoxyribonuclease III, giving the protein MKIISYNVNGIRAALNKGFIDWLKAANPDVVCLQEIKAMKEQLDLSIFEEAGYHYHYWFSAQKKGYSGVAILSKTKPDNVEYGTGIESMDFEGRNLRADFNGVSVMSLYLPSGTNDARLGHKFEYMDMFQEYIDKLKKDIPNLIICGDYNICHEEIDIHNPKGLSKVSGFLPAERKWIGSFINSGFIDSFRYVNPELQQYSWWSYRANARANNKGWRLDYAMVAQPLQENIKRAVILSEAVHSDHCPILLEIEN; this is encoded by the coding sequence TTGAAAATCATATCCTATAACGTAAACGGCATCCGAGCCGCATTAAACAAAGGTTTTATAGATTGGCTAAAGGCAGCAAATCCCGATGTAGTTTGCCTGCAGGAAATTAAGGCCATGAAAGAACAACTCGATTTAAGCATTTTTGAGGAGGCCGGTTACCATTATCATTATTGGTTCAGTGCCCAAAAAAAGGGGTATAGTGGCGTGGCGATTTTGAGTAAAACTAAACCTGACAACGTTGAATACGGCACAGGTATTGAGTCGATGGATTTTGAAGGAAGAAATTTGAGAGCCGATTTTAACGGTGTGTCGGTAATGAGTTTGTATTTACCATCGGGTACCAACGATGCACGGCTTGGCCATAAATTCGAGTACATGGATATGTTTCAGGAATATATCGATAAACTAAAAAAGGATATTCCCAACTTAATCATCTGCGGCGATTACAACATTTGCCATGAAGAAATTGATATCCATAACCCCAAAGGACTTAGCAAAGTTTCCGGCTTTTTGCCTGCAGAGCGCAAGTGGATTGGAAGTTTTATCAACAGCGGATTTATCGATTCGTTTCGGTATGTAAACCCTGAATTGCAGCAATACAGCTGGTGGAGCTACCGCGCCAATGCCCGTGCCAATAATAAAGGTTGGCGATTGGATTATGCCATGGTGGCACAACCTTTGCAAGAAAACATAAAACGCGCCGTTATATTAAGCGAAGCAGTACATAGCGACCATTGTCCTATTCTGCTGGAAATTGAAAATTAA
- a CDS encoding ribonuclease E/G — protein MDKELIIRSSSENVDFALLKDGKLIELQKDEDSNDFSVGDVFIAKIRKAVPGLNAAFVNVGYEKDAFLHYHDLGPKLPSLLKFTKRVSTGKLKDFSLKNFPFEKDIEKDGKITDVLKSNQSLLVQIVKEPISTKGPRISSELSIAGRYIVLVPFSNRISISQKIEDREEKDRLKRLVKSITPPGFGVIVRTVAQGRKVAELDKDLQNLLSRWTAMCKKLHKAHHPSKVLGEMNKASSILRDIFNDTFTGITVDDEELYIQIKDYLQEIAPKKESIVKLYQSKVPIFEKFGIERQIKTSFGKTVSMAKGAYLVIEHTEALHVIDVNSGNRSNKANSQEDTALEVNLIAATEIARQLRLRDMGGIIVIDFIDMTTADNRQKLFNHLRDEMKDDRAKHKVLPPSKFGLIQITRQRVRPEMNIKTREEDPNGANGSEVEAPIGLVQKINHDLERLFKKDYKKLTLNTHPFIAAFLTKGFPSVRSKWFLEHKKWVKILPRDAYTYLEYHFFDKDGNQIK, from the coding sequence ATGGATAAAGAATTGATCATTAGATCTAGTTCCGAAAATGTTGATTTTGCCTTATTAAAAGATGGAAAACTTATTGAATTACAAAAAGATGAAGATAGTAACGACTTTTCGGTTGGTGATGTGTTTATAGCCAAAATTAGAAAAGCCGTTCCTGGACTAAATGCCGCATTCGTTAATGTGGGCTACGAAAAAGATGCATTTTTGCACTATCACGATTTAGGGCCAAAACTACCTTCACTTTTAAAATTCACAAAACGTGTAAGCACAGGTAAACTAAAAGATTTTTCTTTAAAAAACTTCCCATTCGAAAAAGATATTGAGAAAGACGGTAAAATTACTGACGTCTTAAAATCTAATCAATCGCTATTGGTGCAAATCGTTAAAGAACCAATCTCTACCAAAGGCCCTAGGATAAGCAGCGAGCTTTCCATTGCGGGCAGGTACATTGTATTGGTACCTTTTTCCAACCGTATTTCCATTTCACAAAAAATAGAAGACCGCGAGGAAAAAGACCGCTTAAAACGACTTGTAAAAAGCATTACGCCGCCAGGTTTTGGCGTTATAGTGCGTACCGTAGCACAAGGCAGAAAAGTAGCTGAACTAGACAAAGATTTGCAAAATTTGCTCAGTCGATGGACGGCAATGTGCAAAAAGCTACACAAAGCTCACCACCCCAGTAAGGTATTGGGAGAAATGAATAAGGCCTCGTCTATCCTACGAGACATATTCAACGATACCTTTACCGGAATTACTGTGGATGACGAAGAGCTTTACATTCAAATTAAAGATTATTTGCAAGAAATTGCACCTAAAAAAGAATCAATAGTTAAACTGTATCAGTCTAAAGTTCCCATTTTTGAAAAATTTGGAATTGAACGACAAATAAAAACCTCGTTTGGCAAAACGGTTTCTATGGCCAAGGGCGCCTATTTGGTAATTGAACACACCGAGGCCCTGCACGTTATAGATGTTAACAGCGGTAACCGCTCCAACAAAGCCAACAGCCAAGAGGATACAGCATTAGAGGTCAACTTAATAGCAGCTACCGAAATAGCCCGCCAATTGCGACTGCGCGATATGGGCGGTATCATCGTGATAGATTTTATTGACATGACCACGGCAGACAACCGGCAAAAACTCTTCAACCATCTTCGCGATGAAATGAAAGACGACAGGGCCAAACACAAAGTACTGCCCCCGAGCAAATTCGGATTGATACAAATAACAAGGCAACGGGTTCGCCCAGAAATGAACATTAAAACCCGCGAGGAAGACCCCAACGGTGCTAATGGCTCTGAGGTAGAAGCACCTATTGGATTAGTGCAAAAAATAAACCACGACCTTGAACGACTATTTAAAAAAGACTATAAAAAGTTGACTTTAAACACACATCCTTTTATAGCAGCCTTTTTAACAAAAGGTTTTCCATCTGTACGTTCTAAATGGTTTTTAGAACACAAAAAATGGGTAAAAATTTTACCAAGAGATGCTTACACATACCTAGAATACCACTTTTTCGATAAAGATGGTAATCAAATTAAATAA
- a CDS encoding M28 family peptidase — MNRNAIFLLLFVLLCGSVHSQGVVLSNKQETCLNEESLLKHLKSLSSDAFEGRRTGTNGATKTKKYIVNQFYSLDVSPLVEDYLQPFFFIHKRNEYNGVNVLGLVKGSEFPDKYIVISAHYDHEGIKRGEIYNGADDNASGVSALFSFAEHFKNNPPKHSVILAAFDGEELGLQGSKYFVNHPVIPLKNIILNINMDMISRSDKQELFVAGTSENKRLKHLVETTKTPKSLNLVLGHDGYDGLEDWTYASDHTNFYKERIPFLYFGVEDHKDYHEPTDDFENIHPQFYIDAVKTIISVFEKIDASSY; from the coding sequence ATGAACAGAAACGCTATTTTTTTATTGCTATTTGTGTTATTGTGCGGATCTGTCCATTCGCAAGGTGTGGTGTTATCCAACAAACAGGAAACTTGCCTTAACGAAGAATCGCTTTTAAAACATCTTAAATCGCTGTCTTCTGATGCTTTTGAAGGTCGGCGTACCGGAACCAACGGAGCTACAAAAACCAAAAAATACATCGTCAATCAGTTTTATAGTTTGGACGTATCTCCGTTAGTTGAAGATTATCTGCAGCCTTTTTTCTTTATCCATAAACGGAACGAATACAACGGAGTAAACGTTTTGGGACTTGTAAAAGGAAGCGAATTTCCAGATAAGTACATCGTGATTAGTGCCCATTATGACCATGAAGGCATCAAACGAGGCGAGATTTACAATGGTGCTGATGACAATGCATCCGGAGTTAGTGCCCTTTTTAGTTTTGCTGAACATTTTAAGAATAATCCGCCTAAACATTCTGTTATTTTGGCTGCTTTTGATGGCGAGGAATTAGGGCTTCAAGGCTCTAAATATTTTGTGAACCATCCCGTGATTCCTTTAAAAAATATTATCCTCAATATCAATATGGATATGATTAGCCGAAGTGATAAACAGGAACTTTTTGTGGCTGGAACTTCGGAAAATAAACGTTTGAAGCATTTGGTTGAAACTACAAAAACTCCAAAATCGTTAAATCTTGTTTTAGGGCATGATGGCTACGACGGTCTAGAGGATTGGACTTATGCCTCCGATCATACCAACTTCTACAAAGAGCGTATCCCGTTTCTCTATTTTGGTGTTGAAGACCATAAAGACTACCATGAGCCCACAGACGATTTTGAAAATATCCACCCCCAATTTTATATTGATGCGGTAAAAACCATTATTTCCGTGTTTGAAAAAATTGATGCTTCAAGCTATTAA
- a CDS encoding succinate dehydrogenase cytochrome b subunit codes for MSGFFKSSIGRKVAMALSAFFLMFFLLQHFAINILSVFSPELFNEASHFMGTNALVQFALQPVLIFGVVFHFVMGFILEIKNKKARQVSYVKNNGAANSSWFSRNMIWSGVVILAFIVLHFIDFWFPEINTKFIKGDWSGTMAGVEGYRYYEELTHKFVSPIRVGAYVLAFVFLAMHLLHGFTSAFQSMGSTAGRKKTLQNIGKAYAIIIPLGFIFIALYHYLNH; via the coding sequence ATGAGCGGATTTTTTAAATCTTCGATAGGAAGAAAAGTAGCCATGGCGCTTTCTGCATTCTTCCTGATGTTTTTCTTGCTTCAGCATTTTGCAATTAATATTTTATCGGTTTTCAGTCCTGAATTGTTCAACGAAGCGTCTCATTTCATGGGAACAAATGCTTTGGTTCAATTTGCGTTGCAGCCGGTCTTAATTTTTGGTGTGGTATTCCATTTTGTAATGGGGTTCATTTTAGAAATTAAAAACAAAAAGGCCAGACAAGTATCTTACGTTAAAAATAATGGTGCGGCCAATTCTAGCTGGTTTAGCAGAAACATGATTTGGAGCGGTGTGGTTATCTTGGCTTTTATCGTTTTACATTTTATTGATTTTTGGTTTCCAGAAATCAACACCAAGTTCATTAAAGGTGACTGGTCTGGAACTATGGCGGGTGTAGAGGGTTACCGTTATTACGAAGAATTAACGCATAAGTTTGTGAGCCCAATTCGTGTTGGGGCTTATGTGCTGGCGTTTGTATTCTTGGCGATGCACTTATTGCACGGATTTACCTCGGCATTTCAGTCCATGGGGTCTACCGCTGGCCGTAAAAAAACATTACAAAATATAGGTAAAGCATATGCTATTATAATTCCGCTAGGGTTTATTTTTATTGCTTTATATCATTACTTAAACCATTAA
- a CDS encoding fumarate reductase/succinate dehydrogenase flavoprotein subunit: MALDSKVPKGPIQNKWTDYKNHINLVNPANKRHIDVIVVGTGLAGGSAAATLAELGYNVKAFAYQDSPRRAHSIAAQGGINAAKNYQGDGDSTYRLFYDTVKGGDYRSREANVYRLAEVSANIIDQCVAQGVPFARDYGGLLDNRSFGGVLVSRTFYAKGQTGQQLLLGAYSAMNRQIARGKIEMFNRHEMLDVVKVDGKARGIIARNLVTGEIERHSAHAVVVASGGYGNVYFLSTNAMGSNVTAAWKIHKKGAYFANPCYTQIHPTCIPRSGDYQSKLTLMSESLRNDGRIWVPKHMDDVIAIREGKKKPTDLSEDERDYYLERRYPAFGNLVPRDVASRAAKERCDAGYGVNATGEAVYLDFASAIERYGKEQAKIQNISNPSAAKIYELGQKIVEAKYGNLFQMYEKIVDEDPYKTPMMIYPATHYTMGGVWVDYNLMTTIPGCYCIGEANFSDHGANRLGASALMQGLADGYFVLPYTIGDYLANDIRTGKIPTDTKEFDEAEKAVKDRIDFFVNNNGTKSVDHFHKRLGKVMWDKVGMARNEKGLKEAMAEIKQIREEFWKDVKVPGNANEMNPELEKAGRVADFLELGELFAKDALMREESCGGHFREESVEMDGEQKGEAKRKDEEFAFVAAWEYKGEPADAVLHKEQLEFKDIELKQRSYK, encoded by the coding sequence ATGGCTTTAGATTCAAAAGTACCAAAGGGTCCAATTCAAAATAAATGGACAGACTATAAAAACCATATAAACTTAGTAAACCCTGCAAACAAGCGTCATATCGATGTTATTGTTGTAGGAACAGGTTTAGCAGGAGGGTCGGCAGCTGCCACTTTAGCTGAACTGGGTTATAATGTAAAAGCATTTGCTTACCAAGATTCTCCACGCCGTGCGCACTCTATTGCTGCACAGGGCGGTATCAATGCTGCCAAAAACTATCAAGGTGATGGCGACTCTACATACAGATTGTTTTACGATACCGTAAAAGGTGGCGACTACCGTTCGCGCGAAGCTAACGTTTATCGTTTGGCTGAGGTTTCTGCAAACATCATCGACCAGTGTGTGGCACAAGGTGTTCCTTTTGCTCGTGATTATGGTGGGTTGTTAGATAACCGTTCGTTTGGTGGAGTTTTGGTATCTCGAACATTTTATGCTAAAGGGCAAACTGGGCAACAATTATTGCTAGGGGCTTATTCGGCCATGAATCGCCAAATTGCCCGTGGAAAAATAGAGATGTTCAACCGTCACGAAATGCTCGATGTGGTAAAAGTGGATGGGAAAGCCAGAGGAATAATTGCCCGTAATTTAGTTACTGGTGAAATAGAAAGACATTCAGCCCATGCTGTAGTAGTGGCTTCAGGTGGTTACGGAAACGTGTATTTCCTGTCAACAAACGCTATGGGAAGTAACGTTACGGCAGCTTGGAAAATACATAAAAAAGGAGCGTATTTCGCTAACCCTTGTTATACGCAAATCCACCCGACTTGTATTCCGCGTTCGGGCGATTACCAATCTAAATTAACATTGATGTCGGAGTCGTTGCGTAACGACGGACGTATTTGGGTGCCAAAACACATGGATGACGTTATAGCCATCCGTGAGGGCAAGAAAAAACCAACTGATTTATCGGAAGATGAAAGAGATTATTACTTAGAGCGTCGTTACCCTGCATTCGGTAACTTGGTGCCTCGTGATGTGGCGTCTCGTGCCGCTAAAGAGCGTTGCGATGCCGGTTATGGAGTTAATGCCACTGGGGAAGCAGTATATTTAGATTTCGCTTCGGCCATTGAACGTTACGGAAAAGAGCAAGCTAAAATTCAGAATATATCGAATCCTTCAGCAGCTAAAATATATGAATTAGGTCAGAAAATCGTTGAGGCGAAATATGGAAACCTTTTCCAAATGTATGAGAAAATCGTTGACGAAGATCCATACAAAACGCCAATGATGATTTACCCGGCAACGCACTACACCATGGGTGGTGTTTGGGTAGATTACAACCTAATGACTACCATTCCTGGATGCTATTGTATCGGGGAGGCCAATTTCTCAGATCACGGAGCTAACCGATTAGGAGCGTCAGCATTAATGCAAGGTTTGGCCGATGGTTATTTCGTATTGCCATACACCATTGGTGATTACTTGGCGAACGATATCCGTACAGGAAAAATTCCAACGGACACCAAAGAATTCGACGAAGCTGAAAAAGCTGTTAAAGATAGAATCGATTTCTTCGTAAATAACAACGGAACAAAATCGGTTGACCACTTCCACAAACGTTTAGGAAAAGTAATGTGGGATAAAGTTGGTATGGCGCGTAACGAAAAAGGATTGAAAGAGGCTATGGCCGAAATCAAACAAATTCGTGAAGAGTTTTGGAAAGATGTAAAAGTTCCAGGAAATGCTAACGAAATGAACCCAGAATTGGAAAAAGCGGGTCGTGTGGCCGATTTCTTGGAGTTGGGTGAGTTGTTCGCTAAAGATGCTTTAATGCGTGAAGAATCATGTGGAGGACACTTTCGTGAAGAATCTGTAGAAATGGATGGTGAGCAAAAAGGGGAAGCCAAACGTAAAGATGAAGAATTCGCTTTCGTTGCCGCTTGGGAATACAAAGGAGAACCAGCTGATGCCGTGCTTCACAAAGAACAATTAGAATTTAAGGATATTGAACTGAAACAACGTTCGTATAAATAG